One genomic region from Methanocaldococcus fervens AG86 encodes:
- the cgi121 gene encoding KEOPS complex subunit Cgi121: protein MIVKGIRGAKISNDIFNLDLEFQILNADLIATKKHVLHAINQAKTKKPIARNFWMEILVRASGQRQIHEAIKIIGAKDGNVCLICEDEEIFKKIHELIGGEIDDSILEINEDKERLIREVFGIKGFGNVVERVLEKIALIELKKE from the coding sequence ATGATAGTCAAAGGAATTAGAGGAGCTAAAATAAGCAACGATATTTTTAATTTAGATCTAGAATTTCAAATTTTGAATGCCGATTTGATAGCCACAAAAAAACATGTCTTACATGCTATAAATCAGGCAAAAACAAAAAAACCGATAGCAAGGAATTTTTGGATGGAGATATTGGTTAGAGCTTCTGGGCAGAGGCAAATACACGAAGCAATAAAAATTATTGGTGCTAAAGATGGAAATGTTTGTTTAATATGCGAAGATGAGGAGATATTCAAAAAGATTCATGAGCTTATCGGTGGAGAAATAGATGACTCTATCTTAGAAATTAATGAGGATAAGGAAAGATTAATTAGAGAAGTTTTTGGTATTAAAGGATTTGGAAATGTTGTTGAAAGAGTTTTGGAAAAGATAGCTTTAATTGAGCTGAAGAAGGAGTAA
- the argJ gene encoding bifunctional ornithine acetyltransferase/N-acetylglutamate synthase, with product MKIIDGGIVAPKGFKANGYKEGKYGVAIIVSEKEAVGAGTFTTNKVVAHPVVLSRELIKNKDKFRAIVANSGNANCFTKDGLEDAKEMQRLVAELFNINEDDVLVASTGVIGRKMNMEIIRDRINKVYNLIKEENSSINAAKAIMTTDTKPKEIAVEFEVNGKVVRVGGIAKGAGMIAPNMLHATMLCFITTDIEIDKESLTTVLQKVVDKTFNNISVDGDTSTNDTVFILANGLSGVNYKECKEEFENALLFVCRELAKMIVKDGEGATKFMEVVVRGAKSEEDAVKASKAIVNSLLVKTAVFGGDPNWGRIVAAVGYSGADFNPEIVDVLLSNYEDEVYLVKDGVPLADEGTAELKKAEEIMKSDEIKIVVDLKMGEFENICYGCDLSYEYVRINAEYTT from the coding sequence ATGAAGATTATTGATGGTGGAATTGTAGCTCCAAAAGGATTTAAGGCAAATGGATACAAAGAGGGCAAGTATGGGGTTGCTATAATTGTGTCTGAAAAAGAGGCAGTAGGTGCTGGAACATTTACAACAAACAAAGTTGTAGCTCACCCAGTAGTCTTATCAAGAGAGCTAATAAAAAATAAAGATAAATTTAGGGCTATAGTTGCAAATAGTGGAAATGCCAACTGTTTTACAAAAGATGGATTGGAAGACGCTAAGGAGATGCAGAGATTAGTTGCCGAGCTTTTTAATATTAACGAAGATGATGTTTTAGTAGCCTCAACTGGTGTTATTGGAAGAAAGATGAACATGGAAATAATAAGAGATAGAATAAATAAAGTTTATAATTTAATTAAGGAGGAAAATAGCTCAATAAATGCAGCTAAGGCAATAATGACAACGGATACAAAGCCAAAAGAGATAGCTGTAGAGTTTGAAGTTAATGGAAAGGTTGTTAGAGTTGGAGGGATAGCGAAAGGAGCTGGAATGATAGCTCCAAACATGTTACATGCAACAATGCTCTGCTTCATAACAACAGACATAGAGATTGATAAAGAAAGCTTAACAACTGTTTTACAAAAAGTAGTTGATAAGACATTCAACAACATATCCGTTGATGGAGATACTTCAACAAACGATACTGTATTTATTTTAGCTAATGGATTGAGTGGAGTTAATTACAAAGAGTGTAAGGAGGAGTTTGAAAATGCTTTATTGTTTGTTTGTAGAGAGCTTGCTAAGATGATTGTTAAAGATGGGGAGGGAGCTACTAAGTTTATGGAAGTTGTGGTTAGAGGAGCTAAAAGTGAAGAAGATGCTGTAAAAGCCTCAAAAGCTATTGTTAATTCCCTATTGGTCAAAACTGCTGTTTTTGGAGGAGATCCAAACTGGGGCAGGATTGTTGCAGCTGTAGGATACAGTGGAGCAGATTTTAATCCAGAAATTGTTGATGTTTTATTGAGTAATTATGAAGATGAAGTTTATTTGGTTAAAGATGGGGTTCCATTAGCTGATGAAGGAACTGCAGAGTTAAAAAAAGCTGAAGAGATTATGAAAAGTGATGAAATAAAAATAGTCGTTGATTTAAAAATGGGAGAGTTTGAAAATATCTGCTATGGATGTGATTTAAGCTACGAATATGTTAGGATAAATGCTGAATACACAACTTAA
- a CDS encoding TrkA C-terminal domain-containing protein → MMALISLILVITLSLIIIRIGATALEMTGLSKDVAAFQAQSAFTGAGFTTAESEYVVSHPVRRKIIRILILLGNAGISSAIATLVLTFVGSSKAEATSYLIILAISLGTLYIVFTSKRVERWMKKWIRYFLQRTFPQLRIYDYNQLLGIIHGYSISQIRVKKNSWLANRTLKDLELSKEGILVLGIYRKVKNEEKYIGSPRGDTLIKPGDVLVCYGQENALLNLSRRLKGKKGDKEHEKAVNEAELRRIEEEQVLYEG, encoded by the coding sequence ATGATGGCTCTTATCTCCCTTATCTTGGTGATAACACTTTCCTTGATAATAATTAGAATAGGTGCCACAGCCCTTGAAATGACGGGTCTTTCAAAGGATGTGGCAGCGTTTCAAGCTCAATCAGCATTTACTGGAGCAGGATTTACAACTGCCGAAAGTGAATATGTCGTTTCACATCCAGTAAGAAGGAAGATAATCAGAATTTTAATTTTATTGGGTAATGCAGGTATATCATCAGCAATAGCAACACTTGTACTGACTTTTGTAGGAAGTAGTAAGGCAGAGGCTACCAGCTATTTAATAATCTTAGCCATCAGCCTTGGAACGCTCTATATAGTTTTTACATCCAAAAGAGTCGAGAGATGGATGAAAAAGTGGATTAGATATTTTCTTCAAAGAACCTTTCCTCAACTTAGGATTTACGACTATAACCAACTACTTGGCATAATTCACGGCTACTCAATATCTCAAATTAGGGTTAAGAAAAATAGTTGGTTAGCCAACAGAACTTTAAAAGACCTCGAATTAAGTAAAGAAGGAATTTTAGTTCTCGGCATCTATAGGAAAGTTAAGAATGAGGAGAAATACATTGGTTCTCCAAGGGGGGATACTTTAATTAAACCGGGAGATGTGTTGGTTTGCTATGGTCAGGAAAACGCTTTGTTAAATCTCTCACGAAGACTTAAAGGAAAGAAAGGAGATAAAGAACACGAAAAAGCAGTAAATGAAGCAGAATTAAGGAGAATTGAAGAGGAACAGGTTTTATACGAGGGCTAA
- the purT gene encoding phosphoribosylglycinamide formyltransferase 2 translates to MAIGTPLLKGSVKFLLLGSGELGKEVVIEAQRLGVECIAVDRYQNAPAMQVAHRSYVIDMKDYDALMAVIEREKPDYIVPEIEAINTDALIDAEKMGYNVVPTAEATKITMNRELIRRLAAEKLGLRTAKYAFADSLDELRDAVENIGLPCVVKPIMSSSGKGQSIIRREEDIEKAWITAKEGARGLGNRVIVEEFINFDYEITLLTARTAEGTKFCEPIGHIQIDGDYHESWQPHNMSDELKEQAQKIAKKVTDALGGYGIFGVELFVKEDEVIFSEVSPRPHDTGMVTMITQEMSEFEIHVRAILGLPVSTKLIHPGASHVIKAEINKYAPKYYIEEALKVPNTKLRLFGKPNAKIGRRMGVALAYADSVEKARELAEKCAHAVKIE, encoded by the coding sequence ATGGCAATTGGAACTCCTCTTTTAAAAGGTAGTGTAAAATTTTTGTTGTTAGGGAGTGGCGAATTAGGAAAAGAGGTTGTTATTGAAGCTCAAAGATTAGGTGTGGAGTGTATAGCAGTTGATAGGTATCAAAACGCCCCAGCTATGCAAGTGGCACATAGAAGTTATGTTATTGATATGAAGGATTATGATGCGTTGATGGCAGTTATTGAGAGGGAGAAGCCAGATTACATTGTTCCAGAAATTGAGGCAATAAATACAGATGCATTAATAGATGCTGAAAAAATGGGTTACAATGTAGTTCCAACAGCTGAAGCTACAAAAATAACCATGAATAGGGAGTTAATTAGGAGATTAGCTGCTGAAAAATTGGGGTTGAGAACCGCTAAATATGCCTTTGCAGATTCTTTGGATGAGTTGAGAGATGCTGTTGAAAACATTGGCTTACCATGTGTTGTCAAGCCTATCATGTCTTCATCTGGAAAAGGGCAGAGTATTATTAGAAGAGAAGAAGATATTGAGAAAGCTTGGATAACTGCTAAAGAAGGGGCAAGAGGTTTAGGGAATAGAGTTATTGTTGAGGAGTTTATAAACTTTGATTATGAGATAACCTTATTAACTGCAAGAACTGCTGAAGGAACAAAGTTTTGTGAGCCAATTGGACATATTCAAATAGATGGAGATTATCATGAAAGTTGGCAGCCCCACAACATGTCTGATGAGTTGAAAGAGCAAGCCCAGAAAATAGCTAAGAAAGTAACTGATGCTTTAGGAGGGTATGGAATTTTTGGAGTTGAGTTGTTTGTTAAAGAAGATGAGGTTATATTTAGCGAGGTTTCTCCAAGGCCTCACGATACTGGAATGGTTACAATGATAACTCAGGAGATGAGTGAGTTTGAAATTCACGTTAGGGCTATTTTGGGTCTTCCGGTCTCTACAAAACTCATTCATCCAGGAGCAAGTCATGTAATAAAAGCTGAGATAAATAAATACGCTCCAAAATACTACATAGAGGAAGCTTTAAAGGTTCCAAATACGAAGTTGAGATTGTTTGGTAAGCCAAATGCAAAAATTGGCAGAAGAATGGGTGTTGCTTTAGCTTATGCAGATTCTGTAGAAAAAGCGAGGGAATTGGCTGAAAAGTGTGCTCATGCAGTTAAAATTGAGTAA